The nucleotide window GGGCGCCGGATGGAGGGGTACAGCATCCTGAGGGTCGGGCAGAACGCGGGGTGGACCCTCGGCCCCATAATCAGCGGCATGATGCTCACCGTCCTGCCGTTCCACTGGCTGTTCGTGGTCGCCGGCCTGTCCAACATCGCCGCCGGGGCGGTGGTCTTTCTCATGATCGCAGAGCCCCAGCGCTCGGTCCAGGGGGACCGGTTCCGGGTAAGCGACCTGCTGAGGCTGGGGCGGAACAGTCTGTTCATAGTGCTGTGCCTCGCCTCCATCCCGCTGTTCATAGTGCTGGGACAGCTGACCTCCACCTTCGCGGTGTTCTCCAGCCAGGACCTCCAGGTCGACGTCGCCACGGTGGGATGGCTCTACGCCCTCAACGGTATCATGGTGGTGTTCCTGCAGATGCCCATGGCCCGGTACATCGCCCGGTTCAGGATGCCCTACGTCCTGGCCGCCGGGGCCATGATGTACGCGGCCGGCTACCTGGTGATGGGATGGGCCTCGGGGATATGGTTCCTGGTGGCGGCCATAGTGATCACCTCCCTGGGCGAGAACACGGTATCCCCGTCGGCCATGAACATGGTGGCCGACCTGAGCCCGGAGAAGGAGCGGGGA belongs to Methanomassiliicoccus luminyensis B10 and includes:
- a CDS encoding MFS transporter produces the protein MFSGRIISATGYSIVMPFLAIYLNGELDVGMGAVGLLFLGMALTGALGQIVGGELSDRVGRRPMLWLPMGLRGLVFLSLFIAMALSGNIWLTSGLILCSSFLGTLFEPASNAMIADIVEPGRRMEGYSILRVGQNAGWTLGPIISGMMLTVLPFHWLFVVAGLSNIAAGAVVFLMIAEPQRSVQGDRFRVSDLLRLGRNSLFIVLCLASIPLFIVLGQLTSTFAVFSSQDLQVDVATVGWLYALNGIMVVFLQMPMARYIARFRMPYVLAAGAMMYAAGYLVMGWASGIWFLVAAIVITSLGENTVSPSAMNMVADLSPEKERGRYMGAYGIFSTFGWSMGPAVGGVLYDLFHLDPVVLWGCIAAIAMIGALGFVYLGRLAAGSHDRAPGPSARKAG